Proteins encoded in a region of the Pelobates fuscus isolate aPelFus1 chromosome 11, aPelFus1.pri, whole genome shotgun sequence genome:
- the PIH1D2 gene encoding PIH1 domain-containing protein 2 produces MDRIGNPNELLTQVNHFWNMLDDMADNSPESYQKFIQRHMKEGKDFMAPPEPHLCLQTKILDPEEKVLFINICSWSRVPAPQSEAHPVPLGAGRLDHLSEGAVTDIAYNPAVLNKAEKDPIESDQLIRLAMKYIEEKYKVTLCHAYRLAPFKLKGKVKRMRESLQGMEKQADIKTEDSTKVNDSLLEQLKSMAIKGEEQETNPSISLTKDETPRNGIAGLIEEISSTEIQEEGLLVSPKHDLCVMKDESGHPTMLTLKIDLENVHSVAECELSVSKDDLMFEVAGRYHLHLNLPQEVNEDTVKAQLHKEKHVLTVTMPVLKHLTAEQTTKASL; encoded by the exons atggatcgTATCGGGAACCCAAACGAGCTGTTAACCCAGGTGAATCATTTTTGGAACATGCTGGATGACATGGCTGATAACAGCCCTGAGAGTTACCAGAAGTTTATACAGAGGCACATGAAAGAGGGAAAGGATTTCATGGCCCCACCAGAGCCGCATCTCTGTCTTCAAACCAAAATATTA GATCCAGAGGAGAAGGTTTTGTTCATCAACATTTGCAGTTGGAGCAGGGTTCCAGCTCCTCAGTCTGAGGCACATCCTGTGCCACTGGGTGCAGGAAGACTTGATCATTTGTCTGAAGGAGCAG TCACTGACATTGCATATAATCCTGCGGTGCTAAATAAAGCTGAGAAGGATCCAATAGAATCTGATCAACTGATTCGCCTGGCAATGAAATACATTGAGGAGAAATACAAAGTCACCCTTTGCCATGCGTACCGCCTGGCTCCATTCAAACTCAAGGGAAAAGTCAAACGGATgagagagagtctgcaagggATGGAGAAACAAGCTGACATCAAGACGGAAGACTCAACGAAAG TGAATGATTCGTTGCTAGAACAGCTAAAAAGCATGGCTATTAAAGGAGAAGAGCAGGAGACTAACCCATCTATAAGTTTAACTAAAGACGAGACTCCCAGAAACGGCATAGCAGGCTTGATCGAAGAGATCTCCAGCACTGAGATACAGGAGGAAGGCTTGCTTGTTTCTCCAAAGCATGACCTTTGTGTGATGAAGGATGAATCTGGGCATCCCACAATGCTGACTCTGAAAATTGACCTGGAGAATGTCCATTCTGTCGCAGAGTGTGAGCTGAGTGTCTCCAAG GATGACTTGATGTTTGAGGTAGCTGGAAGATACCATCTACATTTAAATCTGCCACAAGAAGTTAACGAAGACACAGTTAAAGCACAACTCCACAAAGAAAAGCATGTTCTGACTGTAACAATGCCAGTACTTAAACACCTCACTGCTGAACAAACCACTAAAGCGTCTCTGTGA